TTGGCCAAAGAACGCCAGAGGCTGGCATTCATTCTTGAAGGAACCCATGTTGGCACCTGGGAATGGAATGTCCAGACGGGTGAAACAACGTTTAACAGCCGCTGGGCCGAGCACCTGGGATATCGCCTTGAAGAACTGACGCCTGTTTCCATCAAGACGTGGAAAGAGCTGACCCATCCTGAGGATATGAAAAAAGCACTGCGGGCGTTGCAGCGGCATTTCTCCGGACGTGAACAATACTATGAATGTGAAATCCGATTACAACACAAACAGGGGCACTGGGTGTGGATTCTTGATCGCGGAAAAGTTTCCGTTTGGACGGAGGACGGCGCACCGCTGCTAATGTTTGGCACCCATATGGACATTTCAGCCCAAAAACAAGCTGAGGCGCGCATCCGCCATCTGGCCAATCATGATGCGTTGACAGGACTGCCCAGTCTCCGGCTGGTCAGAGACCGGATCAACGTTGCCCTGGAAAACGCACATCGCAAGCGGGAACAATGCGCGATACTGTTCTTTGATCTGGATGGCTTTAAGGCGATCAACGATCAATACGGCCATGATGCTGGAGATTTTGTTCTGCAAACGGTTGCCGGTCACCTTCTTGACTGTGTACGACGAACAGATACCGTCGCTCGTATCGGCGGCGATGAGTTTTTGCTATTACTGACGGAAATCAAAACAACCCGTGACATTGAAACCATTGCCGCCAAAGTCGTTGAATCGGTTGACCAACCCATGGAATTTGAAGGCCATCGACTTCAGGTCCAGGCCAGTGTTGGCATTGCAGTGTACCCGCAGCACGGGCACACTGCAAAAGCATTGATAAAACAGGCGGATAATGCCATGTATGCCGTAAAAAACAGTGGCAAGAACAGCTATGCGTTTGCAACAGACCGTTAAAGAAAAGTAGCATTCGTATTATGCTGACAAAATATTTAACAGTTTTCACCACTTAAATAGCCGCCAGCAATCGACAGCCCGCTGAATGTCGCCTATACTTAAAACAAAGTGACACAAGGGGGAGGCATGGCCAAACAGTCGACAATGCAAAAACGCCAAGTGTGGCTTATTTTCTTTTGCCTGGGCATTATTATGCTCAATTTCCCCTTTATGCAAATTTTCAACCGCCTGGACACCGTTTTCGGCATCCCTTTGCTCATTTTTTATCTAATGGTCGGCTGGCCTCTTTCCATTGTCGTTGTTTATCTGTTCAGTGCCTCTCTTGAGGAAAAACCCCAGCAACAGACGGATCTGCCACCAGACAGGGAGCTTGAATGATGTCTGTGCAATTTCTCGGCAGTATTACACTGACCTATTTTTTGCTCCTGTTCGGTATCGGCTTTCTCGCTGACAATCTGCGTCGGCGGGGAAAAAGTTTCGTCACCAACGCCACAGTCTATTCCCTGTCTCTGGCCGTTTATTGCACGTCATGGACCTATTATGGTAGTGTTGGCCGGGCCGCAACCAGCGGCCTGGATTTTCTCACCATCTATCTCGGCCCCACCCTGATCTGTTTCACATGGTGGTTTTTACTACGCAAAATCATCCTGATCACCAAAGAGCAAAACATCGTCAGCATTGCCGACTTCATTGCCAGCCGCTACGGAAAGTCGACCTATCTTGGTGGGATCGTGACGATTTTTGCGGTGCTTGGCATCGTGCCTTACATTGCACTCCAGCTGAAAGCCATCTCACAGACCTTTAACATGCTATGCGGTTCTGACAGCAACCTGACCACCGCTTTTGATTTGCAATATCCGAATCTCCCGCTGGATACCGCGTTTCTTGCCGCTATTTTCCTGGCAACATTCTGCATTCTTTTTGGAGCCATGAAGCTCAACAGTACGGAACGCCATGAGGGATTGATGGCCGCAGTCGCTCTTGAATCAATTATCAAATTGAGCGCTTTTTTGGCAGTCGGATTGTTTGTCACCTATGGCATGTTTGATGGTTTTTCTGATCTGTTTCAGCGTTTTCTCGGAGAATTTCCAGAAAAAGCACAGCTGCTTCTGATCTCGACAGAGAGCAACAACAGTGGCCGCTGGTTTTCCATGACGGTCATGTCCATGATGGCGGTCATGTTTCTACCTCGTCAGTTTCATGCCATGGTGATTGAAAACTCCGATCACGAACATATCCGCAAAGCCATGTGGGCATTTCCGACCTATATGTTTTTGCTCAATCTGTTTGTCTTGCCGATAGCTGTGGCTGGGATCATCACTTTCAGTGGCGATACGACGATGGCCGATTATTACGTGTTGAGCCTGCCCCTGCTGGAACATCAAAAACTTCTGGCGATCTTTGTCTTTATTGGCGGATTTTCAGCGGCTGGTGGGATGGTGATGCTGGAATCCGTCGCTTCGGCTACAATGATTCTCAATAACCTGATCATGCCGATCATCTTGCGTTTCAACCTGAAAACAGCTGATATTTCAGGCCTGCTGCTCAACATTAAGCGGGTGGCCATTGTTTCAGTCATTTTCCTGGGTTATTTTTATTATCGCACGCTGGGAGAAACGGAAGCTCTGGTCAATATCGGTCTGATCTCTTTTATGGCAGCCACACAGTTTGCCCCTTCTCTGCTCGGCGGGATTTACTGGGAGCGCGCCACACAAAAAGGTGCAGCGGCAGGCCTCCTCAGTGGTTTTATTATCTGGTTCTATACGTTGCTGGTTCCGACATTCGTCGATGTCGGCTGGCTGTCAACAGACATTCTGACTCACGGCCCTTTTGGGATTGAATGGCTTCGACCAACGGCATTATTTTACCTGAACACGCTTGACATCTGGTCTCATGCCCTGTTCTGGACCCTGTTTTTCAATATCGGGTTATTCCTTGCCATTTCCATCCTGACATTTCCATCCTCAGTGGAAGCCACTCAGGCCATGCGTTTTGTTCGTGTTTCCACCTGGCGAGACATCCCACAAAAACGAACACGGATCAGTAAAGCACCGACCATCATGGAGTTTGTCGATCTGATGACCAAATTTATTGGTGAAAAACAGGCCAATATGGCCATTGCCAATTATCTTGGTGACCGTGAAATAGACGAAAAGGGCAGCCTGTCTGAATACGAAATTCCCAACCTCAAACGCTTTACCGAAAAAACCCTTGCCGGATCTGTCGGGACGGCTGCGGCACGAATTATCATCGACAATTATCTGTCGGCACGTGGTAGCAAAATGGAAGACGTTTTCAATATTTTCGGCACCGTCAGTCTCAGCCGTGACGCCAGCCGTGAACAGCTGAGCGTCCTCTACGAGGCCGCCAATATGATTGCCAGCGGTGCCGACCTCGATACGATCTTCAACAACATTCTGGAACTTCTGTATCACCAGTTCCGCTTTGACCTGTGTGCCATCCGTCTTTACGATGAGGAGAGCAACCTTCTCAAAGTGCGATGCTTCAAAGGTATAGACAGCGAATTCCTGTCTCAGGCGGACAGAGAGATCAATGAAGAGACCTGCATCGGCTCCACGTACATCAATAACCGGGTGATTTTGGCCAATGATTCGGACTGTACGGACAAACCGGCGTCCATGGAGATCATCCGACGAGAAGGGATCAAATCGTTTGCCCACGCTCCAATCACCATTGAAGGGCAGCCGATTGGCGTGTTGTCTTCGTATTCGCGCTATGCCAAGGGGATATACACCGATGAGTTCATCGAGCTCTACAAAAATCTGGCAGCCCAAATCGGCATTGCTTGGAGAAATGCCCGTCAGACCGCTCAACTGATCGAAGTCAGTGAACAGGAAAAAGAGCTCAAAATTGCTGAAGCCATTCAACTAAGCCTGCTGCCGGACAAGATGCCTGACTGCCAGGGAATGGACATTGCGGGCATTTGTGTCCCGGCAAAACAAATCGGCGGTGACTATTTCGATTTTATTGAGAAAGACAAGTTACTCGACATTATCATTGCAGATGTTTCCGGTCACAACATTGGTGCCGCGTTGTTGATGGCAGAAGTACGCACCTTTATTCAGGCGCAGGCCCGCCAGCTCAGTACACCACCGGATGTTTTACACGTTCTCAACCGGTTCATGTATGAGGATTTGACCAATGCTGAACTTTTTATCACCATGTTCTACCTGCAATACGACGCACTCAGAGGCCGAGTTGCCTATGCGAATGCCGGGCACAACCCGCCACTGTTGCTCCATAATACGACTGGAACATTTGAAGAGCTTGATGGTGAAGGAATGATTCTCGGCATCACGCCTGAGATCGACTTTGAAGAAAAACGTGCTTATTTTCAGCCAGGGGATATCCTCGTCCTCTACACCGATGGTATTATTGAAACAGAAAACAGCAGTCAACAAATGTATGGTATGGAACGCCTTAAAGCGGCCATCACGGACAACAGTGCTCTTTCAGCCCAAGAGATTATCGACAACACCATGAATGATGCCCGCATGTTTCAGGGGCGCCGCCATTTCAATGATGATGTCACCATGATTGTTTTGAAAATTAATCATTAGGACAACAGGAGATTACCAGATGAATGTTGCTATTGAAGAACATGATCACGTCATTACTCTCACCCTCAAGGAAGAACGCCTTGACGCCCATAACAGCAGTGAGCTCAAAGCGCAACTCCTGACCTTGTTTGAAGAAGGCAAAGTCAATATTGTTATTGATTTATCGCCGGTCCGCTTTATTGATTCATCCGGACTCGGTGCCTTGGTTTCCGGTTTTAAAAATGCCAGTTCTCGTG
This is a stretch of genomic DNA from uncultured Desulfuromonas sp.. It encodes these proteins:
- a CDS encoding SpoIIE family protein phosphatase — protein: MMSVQFLGSITLTYFLLLFGIGFLADNLRRRGKSFVTNATVYSLSLAVYCTSWTYYGSVGRAATSGLDFLTIYLGPTLICFTWWFLLRKIILITKEQNIVSIADFIASRYGKSTYLGGIVTIFAVLGIVPYIALQLKAISQTFNMLCGSDSNLTTAFDLQYPNLPLDTAFLAAIFLATFCILFGAMKLNSTERHEGLMAAVALESIIKLSAFLAVGLFVTYGMFDGFSDLFQRFLGEFPEKAQLLLISTESNNSGRWFSMTVMSMMAVMFLPRQFHAMVIENSDHEHIRKAMWAFPTYMFLLNLFVLPIAVAGIITFSGDTTMADYYVLSLPLLEHQKLLAIFVFIGGFSAAGGMVMLESVASATMILNNLIMPIILRFNLKTADISGLLLNIKRVAIVSVIFLGYFYYRTLGETEALVNIGLISFMAATQFAPSLLGGIYWERATQKGAAAGLLSGFIIWFYTLLVPTFVDVGWLSTDILTHGPFGIEWLRPTALFYLNTLDIWSHALFWTLFFNIGLFLAISILTFPSSVEATQAMRFVRVSTWRDIPQKRTRISKAPTIMEFVDLMTKFIGEKQANMAIANYLGDREIDEKGSLSEYEIPNLKRFTEKTLAGSVGTAAARIIIDNYLSARGSKMEDVFNIFGTVSLSRDASREQLSVLYEAANMIASGADLDTIFNNILELLYHQFRFDLCAIRLYDEESNLLKVRCFKGIDSEFLSQADREINEETCIGSTYINNRVILANDSDCTDKPASMEIIRREGIKSFAHAPITIEGQPIGVLSSYSRYAKGIYTDEFIELYKNLAAQIGIAWRNARQTAQLIEVSEQEKELKIAEAIQLSLLPDKMPDCQGMDIAGICVPAKQIGGDYFDFIEKDKLLDIIIADVSGHNIGAALLMAEVRTFIQAQARQLSTPPDVLHVLNRFMYEDLTNAELFITMFYLQYDALRGRVAYANAGHNPPLLLHNTTGTFEELDGEGMILGITPEIDFEEKRAYFQPGDILVLYTDGIIETENSSQQMYGMERLKAAITDNSALSAQEIIDNTMNDARMFQGRRHFNDDVTMIVLKINH
- a CDS encoding STAS domain-containing protein, which gives rise to MNVAIEEHDHVITLTLKEERLDAHNSSELKAQLLTLFEEGKVNIVIDLSPVRFIDSSGLGALVSGFKNASSREGGLKLCGLQSQVKSMFELTRLHRVFEIFPGTDEALASF